One Pasteurella dagmatis DNA segment encodes these proteins:
- a CDS encoding YciI family protein yields MYYVIFAQDNPGTLSQRLAAREKHLARLTQLQAEDRLLVAGPNPAIDDENPGEAGFTGSTVIAKFASLEEAKQWASQDPYVEAGVYGNVIVKPFKRVF; encoded by the coding sequence ATGTATTATGTTATTTTTGCGCAAGATAACCCAGGCACCCTCTCACAACGTTTAGCAGCTCGTGAAAAACATCTCGCTCGCTTAACACAATTACAAGCAGAAGATCGTTTATTAGTAGCAGGTCCAAACCCTGCGATTGATGATGAAAATCCTGGCGAAGCTGGTTTTACTGGTTCTACCGTCATTGCAAAATTTGCAAGCTTAGAAGAAGCAAAACAATGGGCAAGTCAAGACCCTTATGTAGAAGCTGGCGTTTATGGTAATGTAATTGTGAAACCATTTAAACGTGTTTTCTAA
- the yciA gene encoding acyl-CoA thioester hydrolase YciA, whose protein sequence is MSSSLEMNKLCYAKGTLLLRTLAMPSDTNANGDIFGGWIMSQMDMGGAILAKEIAHGRVVTVAVDSMTFIKPISVGDVVCCYGQCLNVGRSSIKIKVEVWVKKVASEPIGERYCVTEAIFTFVAVDKEGRPRIVPRENNPELETALAHINQ, encoded by the coding sequence ATGTCAAGTTCTCTAGAAATGAATAAATTATGCTACGCTAAAGGCACACTGTTATTACGCACTCTTGCAATGCCATCTGACACAAATGCGAATGGTGATATTTTCGGTGGTTGGATCATGTCTCAAATGGATATGGGCGGTGCTATTCTTGCAAAAGAGATTGCTCACGGTCGTGTAGTTACTGTTGCTGTTGATAGTATGACGTTCATCAAGCCAATTTCTGTCGGAGATGTTGTTTGCTGCTATGGTCAATGCTTAAACGTAGGACGTTCTTCAATTAAAATTAAAGTCGAAGTTTGGGTAAAAAAAGTCGCAAGCGAGCCAATTGGCGAACGTTACTGTGTGACAGAAGCGATATTCACGTTCGTTGCAGTGGACAAAGAAGGGCGTCCACGTATTGTACCTAGAGAAAATAATCCTGAACTTGAGACAGCATTGGCTCATATCAACCAATAA
- a CDS encoding septation protein A, producing the protein MKQLLEFIPLILFFAVYKLVGIREAAITLIIATIIQLIILKLKYGKIEKQPLFMGIAVIFFGTLTAYFNELEFLKWKVTIVYALFALILLVSQYIFKKNLIKLMLGKDESLVLPEYVWNKLNLGWALFFIVCMLVNIYISQYLSDDIWVDFKTFGIIGMTLIASLITGIYIYRYISQSPNENKE; encoded by the coding sequence ATGAAACAGTTATTAGAGTTTATCCCACTCATTTTATTCTTTGCAGTCTATAAACTAGTTGGTATTCGAGAAGCTGCAATCACATTGATTATTGCAACAATTATTCAGCTAATTATCTTAAAATTGAAGTACGGAAAAATCGAAAAACAGCCTCTCTTTATGGGAATCGCCGTTATTTTCTTTGGTACATTAACAGCATATTTTAATGAGTTAGAATTTTTGAAATGGAAAGTCACTATCGTCTATGCTCTTTTTGCCTTAATCTTGCTAGTGAGCCAATATATTTTCAAGAAAAACTTAATTAAATTAATGCTTGGAAAAGATGAAAGTTTGGTATTACCAGAGTATGTTTGGAATAAACTCAATCTTGGTTGGGCATTGTTCTTTATTGTATGTATGTTGGTGAATATCTATATCAGCCAATACCTATCTGATGATATTTGGGTTGATTTTAAAACTTTCGGCATTATTGGAATGACATTGATTGCAAGCCTCATCACCGGCATTTATATTTACCGTTATATTTCGCAATCTCCGAATGAAAACAAGGAATGA
- a CDS encoding OmpW family outer membrane protein, with translation MKKTMFALGVISALVAGSALAHQGGSLILRGGPVMVVPKASTNSDVFKFDVNSNAQLGLTATYMATDNVGIELLAATPFSHEITLGKTLVGKTKHLPPSLYAQYYFLDKDAKARPYLGAGVNYTNFFSEKEVLAGVSDLKLKDSWGPVFNAGVDIKLADNLYLNTAVWYAKIKTKASFKLAGKEHKVNVKLDPAVVFVGLGYRF, from the coding sequence ATGAAAAAAACAATGTTTGCATTAGGAGTTATTAGTGCTTTAGTCGCAGGTTCTGCACTTGCTCATCAAGGTGGTTCACTTATTCTTCGTGGTGGTCCAGTAATGGTGGTGCCAAAAGCATCAACAAATAGCGATGTGTTCAAATTTGATGTGAATTCAAATGCGCAATTAGGTTTAACTGCAACTTATATGGCAACAGATAATGTGGGTATTGAGCTATTAGCAGCTACACCATTTAGTCACGAAATTACACTAGGTAAAACTTTAGTTGGTAAAACCAAACATTTGCCACCAAGCCTTTATGCTCAATATTATTTCTTAGATAAAGATGCGAAAGCTCGCCCATATTTAGGAGCAGGCGTGAATTATACGAATTTCTTTAGTGAGAAAGAAGTATTAGCTGGTGTAAGTGATCTTAAATTAAAAGATTCTTGGGGACCTGTCTTTAACGCCGGTGTTGATATTAAACTTGCGGATAATCTTTATTTAAATACTGCAGTTTGGTATGCAAAAATCAAAACTAAAGCTAGTTTTAAACTTGCTGGCAAAGAGCATAAAGTGAATGTGAAACTAGATCCAGCAGTGGTCTTTGTTGGTTTAGGCTACCGTTTTTAG